From the genome of Miscanthus floridulus cultivar M001 chromosome 10, ASM1932011v1, whole genome shotgun sequence, one region includes:
- the LOC136490039 gene encoding protein VACUOLELESS GAMETOPHYTES-like: MAMPAAHFSHPKHELKFREYHLSRECDLCGEKLTGSGYSCHHRLCDFDLHEECARYPETLRSFFAHPWHDLTLSSRTDGRRSTCELCREEKVPAGVFLYRCAPCGFAVHPRCSRLPQTARSEELHPDHGLSLTAMPSAGTTCAACREPCGVWVYRCGLCDVDLHIDCLHGARSSRGKNGKGSSSALGEALGVKVVESLVEVAGEGVASMLFQ, encoded by the coding sequence ATGGCCATGCCGGCAGCCCACTTCTCGCATCCCAAGCACGAGCTGAAGTTTCGGGAGTACCACCTGTCACGCGAGTGCGACCTGTGCGGGGAGAAGCTCACCGGCAGCGGCTACAgctgccaccaccgcctctgCGACTTCGACCTGCACGAGGAGTGCGCCAGGTACCCGGAGACCCTACGCTCCTTCTTCGCGCACCCGTGGCACGACCTCACCCTCTCCTCCCGCACCGACGGCCGCCGGAGCACCTGCGAGCTGTGCCGCGAGGAGAAAGTCCCCGCCGGCGTCTTCCTGTACCGCTGCGCGCCGTGCGGGTTCGCCGTGCACCCGCGGTGCTCGCGCCTGCCGCAGACCGCGCGCAGCGAGGAGCTCCACCCGGACCACGGCCTGAGCCTCACCGCCATGCCTAGTGCGGGGACAACGTGCGCGGCGTGCCGCGAGCCCTGCGGCGTTTGGGTCTACCGCTGCGGGCTGTGCGACGTCGACCTCCACATCGACTGCCTGCACGGCGCCAGGTCCTCCAGAGGGAAGAACGGAAAGGGGTCGTCGTCGGCGCTGGGTGAAGCTCTGGGCGTGAAAGTCGTGGAAAGCCTTGTGGAAGTTGCAGGTGAAGGCGTGGCGAGTATGCTCTTTCAGTGA